The following are encoded in a window of Candidatus Nitrosotalea sinensis genomic DNA:
- the guaA gene encoding glutamine-hydrolyzing GMP synthase, with protein MDKIIVLDFGSQYSHLICRRIREFSVYSELVPYDISLEELKKMNPKGIVFSGGPASVYNKDSPQPSSGIFEIGLPVLGICYGHQLIVNKFGGKVRRAHKEYGSSVLSIDNDSDLLSGMGKSTRAWMSHGDAAESLPEGFNVIGHTENSFAAAIANKQKMVYGIQFHPEVIHTENGVQVLKNFVLNICKAKQDWTLENFIENTISEISKIDGNVLCGISGGVDSTVAAVLIQKAIGDKLKCVFVDNGLLRLDEEMEVNNMFENNFGMNFTMINAKDRFLSRLKGVTDPEQKRKIVGEEFVKVFTEFAEKNGPFKWLAQGTLYPDVIESGVSKGPAAVIKTHHNVGGLPSWLHLQVLEPLRFLYKDEVRRVGKILGVPDKLLYRHPFPGPGLAVRVMGELTPEKLQIAKQASKIVENELVVSGWYDKVWQAYAAVGDDRAVGVVGDERKYGHVVLVRVVDSIDAMTADWTRLPSEILERISNRITNEVEDVAWVSYVISSKPPATIEPQ; from the coding sequence ATGGACAAAATTATTGTTCTAGATTTTGGTTCGCAATATAGCCATCTGATTTGTAGAAGAATCAGAGAGTTTTCAGTTTATTCAGAACTTGTTCCATATGACATATCACTTGAAGAATTAAAAAAGATGAATCCAAAAGGAATCGTCTTTAGTGGAGGTCCTGCAAGTGTTTACAACAAAGATTCGCCACAACCATCAAGTGGAATATTTGAGATAGGCCTTCCAGTGCTTGGCATATGTTATGGTCATCAGTTGATCGTAAACAAGTTTGGCGGAAAAGTAAGGCGAGCTCACAAGGAATATGGTTCATCGGTATTAAGCATAGACAATGACTCTGACTTGCTTTCAGGGATGGGTAAATCTACAAGAGCATGGATGAGCCATGGTGATGCAGCAGAAAGTTTACCTGAAGGATTTAATGTCATAGGACATACTGAGAATTCTTTTGCAGCTGCGATTGCAAACAAGCAAAAAATGGTATATGGAATACAATTTCATCCAGAGGTAATACATACAGAAAATGGAGTCCAAGTGCTCAAAAATTTTGTATTAAACATATGCAAAGCAAAACAGGACTGGACATTAGAGAACTTTATAGAGAATACAATATCTGAGATTTCAAAAATTGATGGCAACGTTTTGTGTGGTATTAGTGGAGGTGTTGATTCCACAGTAGCTGCAGTACTAATTCAAAAAGCAATCGGGGACAAGCTCAAGTGTGTCTTTGTAGACAATGGGCTTTTGCGACTTGATGAGGAAATGGAGGTAAATAATATGTTTGAGAATAATTTTGGAATGAACTTTACAATGATAAATGCAAAAGACAGATTTCTTTCAAGATTAAAGGGAGTAACTGATCCTGAACAAAAACGAAAGATCGTAGGAGAAGAATTTGTCAAGGTATTTACAGAATTTGCGGAGAAAAATGGTCCCTTCAAGTGGCTTGCCCAAGGAACTTTGTATCCTGATGTCATAGAAAGTGGTGTATCAAAAGGCCCTGCAGCAGTAATAAAGACTCATCATAATGTAGGTGGACTTCCATCATGGCTACACCTACAGGTTCTAGAACCTCTCAGATTCCTCTACAAAGACGAGGTAAGGAGAGTAGGCAAGATATTAGGAGTACCAGACAAGTTACTATACCGCCACCCATTTCCAGGACCCGGGCTTGCAGTAAGAGTAATGGGTGAACTTACTCCAGAGAAGCTTCAGATTGCAAAACAAGCAAGCAAGATTGTGGAGAACGAACTTGTTGTATCAGGCTGGTACGACAAAGTATGGCAAGCCTATGCTGCAGTTGGCGATGACAGAGCAGTAGGAGTAGTGGGAGATGAAAGAAAATATGGACATGTTGTACTTGTAAGGGTAGTGGATTCAATTGATGCCATGACTGCAGATTGGACAAGGCTTCCCTCTGAAATTTTAGAGAGAATAAGTAACAGGATTACAAATGAGGTAGAAGATGTGGCCTGGGTTAGCTATGTAATTTCAAGCAAGCCGCCTGCTACAATAGAACCACAATAA
- a CDS encoding 6-hydroxymethylpterin diphosphokinase MptE-like protein, translated as MIKGWHEKYLEILKEFHYDRIKEIQAANVLDWLLEKKSQPYSIRKKISGKAVFVIGAGPSLDSAISHIKKFKNITKIVADGSAQALLEHDIVPDIIVTDLDGDIDSLRKASELGSIMVVHAHGDNIPRLPYSTLFQNCIGTTEDKQVGMVKNFGGFTDGDRCVFLAEHFGAKKIILIGMDFGTKIGRYSKQVVSDRSTKIRKLEKAKSLLEWLASNTNAKLYTTTYPIKGFENMRISDLRRIIS; from the coding sequence ATGATTAAAGGATGGCATGAAAAGTATTTAGAAATTTTAAAAGAATTTCATTATGATAGAATAAAAGAGATACAAGCCGCCAATGTACTTGACTGGTTGCTTGAAAAGAAATCACAACCATACAGTATTAGAAAAAAGATCAGCGGTAAGGCTGTTTTTGTCATAGGCGCAGGACCATCTCTTGATTCTGCAATATCACATATCAAAAAATTCAAAAATATAACAAAGATTGTTGCAGACGGTTCTGCCCAGGCATTACTTGAGCATGACATAGTTCCAGATATCATAGTAACTGATCTTGATGGTGACATTGATTCTCTTAGGAAAGCTTCAGAATTAGGATCAATCATGGTAGTACATGCACATGGAGACAACATACCAAGACTTCCATATTCTACATTGTTTCAAAATTGTATTGGAACTACAGAAGACAAACAAGTTGGAATGGTAAAGAATTTTGGAGGTTTTACTGACGGAGACAGATGTGTTTTTCTTGCAGAACATTTTGGTGCAAAGAAAATCATTCTAATTGGGATGGATTTTGGGACCAAGATAGGGAGATACTCAAAGCAAGTTGTTTCAGACAGGTCTACAAAGATAAGAAAACTTGAAAAAGCAAAATCTCTATTGGAGTGGCTTGCCTCAAATACCAACGCAAAATTGTATACCACAACCTACCCAATCAAGGGATTTGAAAATATGAGAATTTCCGATCTTCGAAGAATCATATCGTAA
- the folP gene encoding dihydropteroate synthase, whose translation MHNLASVKVGGSNPVRIMGIINTSPESFYKKSIFTEKRIISKTAKSMEEDGADFIDVGGMSTAPYIRTLISEEKEIGRVTNAIEAIQKVSRLPISIDTCRAAVAKAALDLGVEIVNDVSGLKYDEKMIHVLEEYTPSVILCAFGEQPIRGNHIIQTQKLIDQSVKIALRSGVSKRNIVVDPAIGFFRKKAQGVLFTRISSDWLQRDLVILNNLNIVRGKYPILVSVSRKSFLGELLSEPDPQKRLYGSLAAETFAVLHGADIIRTHHVKATSDATKIASDLKNIKKGL comes from the coding sequence ATGCATAATCTTGCCAGTGTCAAAGTAGGAGGCTCCAATCCTGTAAGGATAATGGGCATTATCAACACCAGTCCAGAGTCATTTTATAAAAAATCGATATTTACAGAAAAAAGAATTATCTCAAAAACTGCCAAATCAATGGAAGAAGATGGTGCAGATTTTATCGATGTTGGCGGTATGTCCACTGCGCCATATATCAGGACCTTAATCTCGGAGGAAAAAGAGATTGGAAGAGTCACAAATGCGATTGAAGCGATACAAAAGGTTTCACGATTGCCAATCTCCATTGATACCTGTAGAGCAGCTGTGGCAAAAGCTGCACTTGACCTAGGTGTTGAGATAGTAAATGATGTCTCTGGATTGAAATATGATGAAAAAATGATTCATGTGTTGGAAGAATATACTCCATCAGTAATTTTATGTGCATTTGGAGAACAACCTATCAGAGGAAATCATATCATCCAAACACAAAAGTTGATTGATCAAAGTGTCAAAATCGCATTAAGGTCTGGGGTTTCAAAAAGAAATATTGTGGTAGATCCTGCAATTGGGTTTTTTAGAAAAAAGGCACAAGGTGTATTATTTACCAGGATAAGTTCTGATTGGTTACAAAGAGATCTTGTAATTTTAAACAATTTGAATATTGTAAGAGGAAAATATCCAATTCTTGTCTCTGTCTCACGTAAATCCTTCTTGGGAGAACTTCTAAGTGAACCTGATCCACAAAAGCGACTCTATGGTTCCTTGGCCGCAGAAACTTTTGCTGTTTTGCATGGTGCTGATATAATACGCACACACCATGTCAAGGCTACATCTGATGCAACAAAGATCGCATCAGATCTAAAAAATATCAAGAAAGGCTTATAA
- the guaB gene encoding IMP dehydrogenase yields MEIREGLTFDDVLLVPKRSSIVTRSQTNLQTKLSKNISLNIPIISANMDTVTESAMAVAIAREGGIGIIHRFLTISEQVTEVLKTKRSGSILIENPYTIKPEQTVRDAIESMREKGASGLLVTDDQGKLVGILTRRDIVMLEAKDETKKVTEVMTNDVITAKFGIDVVSAKDILRENCIEKLPLLDERGHVKGLITSKDIINAGNYPQASKDKKGRPLVGAAVGVKGDFMERTEALLDAGADAIVVDIAHGHSENAINTVRLIKKAFPNCELIAGNVATAQGTEDLIQAGVDAVKVGVGSGSICITRVITGSGVPQLTAVMDCAQVGKKYGIPIISDGGVRTSGDATKALAAGASTVMVGSLLGGTDESPGSFMMKNGKRYKIYRGMASFYAALGRKSKETSNASMVEDLNDYVAEGVEAMVPYKGSVTDIIKQLTGGIRSGLSYCGANTIPQMQQNAEFIKMSTAGYAESQPHDVELM; encoded by the coding sequence TTGGAAATAAGGGAAGGACTAACATTTGATGATGTGCTCCTTGTTCCCAAACGTTCATCTATTGTTACAAGATCTCAAACCAATCTACAAACAAAACTTTCCAAAAATATCTCACTCAACATACCTATCATAAGTGCTAACATGGATACAGTTACCGAGTCTGCTATGGCAGTAGCAATAGCAAGGGAAGGAGGAATAGGTATCATACATAGATTTCTTACTATATCTGAGCAGGTAACCGAGGTTCTCAAGACAAAGCGTTCAGGTAGTATATTGATAGAAAATCCGTATACAATCAAGCCAGAACAAACTGTCCGTGATGCAATAGAATCAATGAGAGAAAAAGGTGCATCAGGACTTCTTGTCACTGATGATCAAGGAAAACTTGTTGGAATATTGACAAGACGAGATATTGTTATGCTCGAAGCAAAAGATGAAACTAAAAAGGTTACAGAAGTCATGACGAATGATGTCATTACGGCAAAATTTGGAATAGATGTTGTTTCTGCAAAAGACATTCTACGAGAGAATTGCATTGAGAAACTTCCACTTCTTGACGAAAGAGGACATGTCAAGGGCTTGATAACAAGTAAAGACATCATAAATGCAGGAAATTATCCTCAGGCCTCAAAGGACAAGAAAGGTAGACCTCTTGTTGGAGCTGCAGTTGGAGTAAAGGGAGATTTCATGGAAAGAACAGAGGCTCTACTTGATGCAGGAGCAGATGCCATAGTTGTAGATATAGCACATGGACACAGTGAAAATGCTATCAATACAGTTCGATTGATAAAAAAAGCATTTCCAAACTGTGAATTAATTGCAGGAAATGTAGCTACTGCCCAAGGTACGGAGGATCTCATTCAGGCTGGTGTTGATGCAGTAAAGGTAGGTGTAGGTTCTGGTTCTATTTGTATCACTAGAGTTATCACAGGTTCTGGAGTGCCGCAACTAACTGCTGTTATGGATTGTGCCCAAGTTGGCAAAAAATATGGTATTCCGATAATATCTGACGGGGGTGTACGAACATCAGGTGATGCAACAAAAGCACTTGCTGCAGGAGCATCTACTGTAATGGTTGGCAGTTTACTTGGTGGAACCGATGAAAGTCCAGGTTCATTTATGATGAAAAATGGTAAACGATACAAAATTTACAGAGGAATGGCGTCATTTTATGCTGCATTAGGAAGAAAATCTAAAGAGACTAGTAATGCTTCAATGGTGGAAGATCTTAATGATTATGTGGCAGAAGGAGTTGAAGCAATGGTTCCATACAAGGGAAGTGTAACTGATATCATTAAACAATTAACAGGAGGAATTCGCTCAGGCCTTAGCTATTGTGGTGCAAATACAATTCCTCAAATGCAACAGAATGCAGAATTTATAAAAATGTCAACAGCAGGATATGCAGAAAGTCAACCCCATGATGTGGAATTGATGTAA
- the pheA gene encoding prephenate dehydratase, producing MLKVAFQGEPGAYSQAAAIGFFKEQIETVPYSTFYDALGSTESGNTDCTILPVENSLEGSVGESYDLLLTTKLNAIGETYHRISHCLIGLQNLGKIDTVYSHPQALGQCRKFIQENHLKPIPTYDTAGSVKILLELNKDNIACIASRKAAEIYNVPIIREGIEDNSNNYTRFLVMANNKKERTTKDKTSIIFAIKHVPGALYNILEKFNANKINLTKIESRPTKSTPWEYNFYVDFEGHQDDKNIQDTLEKIKTNTTFLKIVGSYPRAELN from the coding sequence ATGTTAAAAGTAGCATTTCAAGGAGAACCGGGAGCTTATAGTCAGGCAGCAGCAATAGGATTTTTCAAAGAACAAATTGAGACTGTTCCATATTCCACGTTTTATGATGCTCTTGGGTCAACAGAAAGCGGAAATACTGACTGTACCATACTTCCTGTAGAAAATTCTCTTGAGGGAAGTGTGGGTGAAAGCTATGATTTACTACTTACAACCAAACTCAATGCCATTGGAGAGACATATCATAGAATATCACACTGCTTAATTGGTTTACAGAATCTTGGAAAGATTGATACTGTATATTCACACCCTCAGGCACTTGGTCAATGCAGGAAATTTATACAAGAAAATCATCTCAAGCCCATACCAACCTATGATACTGCAGGAAGTGTAAAAATTCTCTTAGAGCTAAATAAGGACAACATAGCGTGTATTGCTAGCAGAAAGGCTGCAGAGATATACAATGTTCCAATAATAAGAGAAGGTATAGAAGACAACTCAAATAATTATACAAGATTTCTTGTTATGGCAAACAATAAAAAAGAAAGAACTACAAAAGACAAGACATCAATAATTTTTGCAATAAAGCATGTTCCAGGTGCATTGTATAACATTCTTGAAAAATTCAATGCAAACAAAATTAATCTGACAAAAATTGAATCTCGCCCTACAAAGAGTACTCCCTGGGAGTACAATTTTTACGTAGACTTTGAGGGTCATCAGGACGATAAGAATATTCAAGATACATTAGAAAAGATAAAGACAAACACTACATTCTTGAAGATAGTTGGTTCATACCCACGAGCCGAACTAAATTAG
- a CDS encoding exosome complex RNA-binding protein Csl4 yields MSQKPALPGDKIAIIEEFETGENTFDDGQSIRSLVVGTPEFDKTSRIARISGMRRPAVAKSGDVVTGSVAALMNNMFAINILYINGKPTHAGLECICQAKGAKKRILVRVGDIVTAKILSLLNGVIHATISEPELGVLFTQCIKCGAKVIAMSNNIKCIDCGYIEERKLSTRFGNSDFIKFNSN; encoded by the coding sequence TTGTCTCAAAAACCAGCTCTTCCAGGGGATAAAATTGCAATAATTGAAGAATTCGAAACAGGTGAGAATACATTTGATGATGGTCAATCAATAAGATCACTAGTTGTAGGCACACCAGAATTTGACAAGACTAGTAGAATAGCTAGAATTAGTGGTATGCGCAGACCAGCAGTTGCCAAGTCAGGAGACGTGGTAACAGGCAGTGTTGCAGCCCTCATGAATAACATGTTTGCGATAAATATCTTGTACATAAATGGCAAGCCCACACATGCTGGCCTTGAATGCATATGCCAGGCCAAGGGGGCAAAGAAGAGAATTCTTGTAAGAGTAGGTGACATAGTGACTGCAAAAATACTCAGTCTTCTCAATGGAGTAATACATGCCACAATTAGTGAACCTGAATTAGGGGTTTTATTTACACAGTGTATCAAGTGTGGCGCAAAGGTAATAGCAATGAGTAACAACATAAAATGCATAGACTGTGGATATATTGAAGAGAGAAAACTATCAACCAGGTTTGGAAACAGCGATTTTATAAAATTCAATTCCAACTAA
- the dph2 gene encoding diphthamide biosynthesis enzyme Dph2 translates to MIVIDEEKIFQEIEKRKPASVALNGPDGIIPKIQETASRIMEKFGIPAYVMADSCFGTCDLNSNGAKVLGAEILFHIGHTINSMSFGDNIVLIDAFDNMSFEKIARKCAKEIKERTVSLVTDSQHLHEVDKVREILEEGGMTVKIGKGKGQLNDGQVFGCEFYPVAETKNVVEANVFLGQSNFHAAGIALSTNLPTYVLDPYFNEIREVTEFARKLQKSAILTVYKAAEAETFGIIVGLKEGQFSKVTAIKFKKELEKMGKKVQLFAITDITDERLRNLKGIDAFIQVACPRISTDNHFHKPVLSTPQANALLKILRKEGMEEFLQISHWL, encoded by the coding sequence TTGATAGTAATAGATGAGGAAAAGATTTTCCAGGAAATAGAAAAAAGAAAACCTGCTTCGGTGGCATTAAACGGTCCAGATGGAATAATACCAAAGATCCAGGAGACTGCATCAAGAATAATGGAGAAGTTTGGAATTCCAGCCTATGTTATGGCAGACAGTTGTTTTGGTACATGCGATCTCAACTCTAATGGTGCAAAAGTTTTGGGAGCAGAAATTCTATTTCACATAGGTCACACGATTAATTCAATGAGTTTTGGGGACAACATAGTCCTAATAGACGCATTTGATAACATGTCATTTGAAAAAATTGCCAGAAAATGTGCTAAAGAAATCAAGGAGAGAACAGTTTCACTTGTTACAGACAGCCAACATTTGCACGAGGTAGACAAGGTGCGTGAGATACTTGAAGAAGGCGGAATGACAGTAAAGATTGGAAAAGGCAAGGGGCAGCTAAACGACGGTCAAGTATTTGGTTGTGAGTTTTATCCAGTAGCAGAAACAAAGAATGTGGTAGAGGCAAACGTATTCTTAGGACAAAGCAATTTTCATGCAGCCGGGATTGCATTGTCTACTAACTTGCCAACATATGTTCTTGATCCATACTTTAATGAGATTAGAGAAGTTACAGAATTTGCAAGAAAACTGCAAAAGTCTGCAATATTGACAGTTTACAAGGCAGCAGAGGCTGAGACATTTGGAATAATTGTAGGCCTAAAAGAAGGTCAGTTCTCAAAAGTCACTGCAATAAAATTCAAAAAAGAATTAGAAAAGATGGGGAAAAAAGTACAACTATTTGCAATAACAGATATCACAGATGAAAGATTGCGTAATCTAAAAGGAATTGATGCATTCATCCAGGTTGCATGTCCAAGAATATCGACTGACAATCATTTCCACAAGCCAGTTTTATCTACACCACAGGCAAATGCATTGTTGAAGATACTAAGGAAGGAAGGTATGGAAGAATTCTTGCAGATTTCCCATTGGCTATAA
- a CDS encoding Lrp/AsnC ligand binding domain-containing protein — protein sequence MPIAFVLINTELGAESELLNQLKNMPSVKYVYVLYGAYDLVVKVEAPDNETLKKTISNNIRQLKNVRSTLTMTVIE from the coding sequence ATGCCCATTGCTTTTGTATTGATAAACACTGAACTGGGAGCAGAAAGTGAATTGCTAAATCAGCTAAAAAATATGCCTAGTGTCAAGTATGTCTATGTTCTCTATGGTGCATATGATCTAGTAGTAAAGGTTGAAGCACCAGACAATGAAACACTCAAGAAAACAATATCCAATAACATAAGGCAACTCAAAAATGTACGCTCTACACTTACAATGACTGTAATCGAATGA
- a CDS encoding tRNA(Ile)(2)-agmatinylcytidine synthase gives MKESSILHIGFDDTDSRKGMCTTFLAYKIVEYLKKEQVQFLDYPYLIRFNPNVPWKTRGNGAVALKIKTGNPGLIKKNIVKFIQKYSAVGDGANPGLVFYEKKEIPANFSEFGKMALHRLVSRKETKKFVQDNELETYHLGNGQGLIGAIGAIGYDFRDHTFELISYRNKTNLGKKREISKISVAKMQHHTFPKTFNSFDESKNRILIAPHGPDPVLFGVRGEDPDSVIKGASMVQSKEKFCGYMVFRSNQGTGDHLQNQLDVRHLRPFSSGYLVGNIIQKPQTTLGGHVFFSISVNNSIIKCAIYKPTKLGSIAENLIEGDLVKVGGGIRKSSKKHGQVLNVEFLEILDLKKHVIIVNPSCTKCNKRMKSKGVKQGYQCIKCGNTAREKVEQEVLRNISKQFYLPVISAHRHLTRPMQRINKINAKIEFDNSKRWFSN, from the coding sequence ATGAAAGAAAGCTCAATTCTCCATATTGGTTTTGATGATACAGACTCTAGAAAGGGAATGTGCACAACTTTTCTTGCCTATAAAATTGTAGAATATCTGAAAAAAGAACAAGTACAATTTCTTGATTATCCATATCTAATTAGATTCAACCCTAATGTCCCCTGGAAAACTCGTGGAAATGGTGCCGTTGCATTAAAAATAAAGACTGGCAATCCTGGTCTGATCAAAAAAAATATTGTGAAATTTATCCAAAAATATTCTGCAGTAGGTGATGGTGCGAATCCAGGCCTTGTTTTTTATGAAAAAAAAGAGATCCCTGCAAATTTTTCTGAATTTGGAAAAATGGCACTACATCGCCTAGTAAGTAGAAAAGAAACAAAAAAATTTGTTCAAGACAATGAACTTGAGACATATCATCTAGGAAATGGCCAAGGATTAATTGGAGCAATAGGTGCAATAGGATACGATTTTAGAGATCATACTTTTGAGCTAATCTCCTACAGAAACAAAACAAATCTTGGTAAAAAAAGAGAAATATCCAAAATCAGTGTAGCTAAAATGCAGCACCATACATTTCCAAAAACATTTAACAGCTTTGATGAATCAAAAAATAGAATTCTTATAGCACCACACGGTCCAGATCCAGTTCTTTTTGGAGTACGTGGAGAAGATCCCGATTCTGTAATTAAAGGTGCATCAATGGTACAATCAAAGGAAAAATTTTGTGGTTACATGGTATTTCGTTCAAATCAAGGTACAGGTGATCATCTACAAAATCAACTTGATGTAAGACATCTTCGACCATTTTCTTCTGGTTACTTGGTTGGAAATATAATTCAAAAACCACAAACAACTTTGGGCGGACATGTATTTTTTTCCATATCTGTAAACAATTCTATCATCAAGTGTGCGATATACAAACCGACAAAGCTTGGCTCTATTGCAGAAAATCTGATAGAAGGAGATTTAGTAAAAGTTGGAGGCGGAATTAGAAAATCTTCAAAAAAACATGGTCAGGTTCTAAATGTAGAATTTCTTGAAATACTTGATTTAAAAAAACATGTAATAATAGTGAATCCTTCCTGCACAAAATGCAATAAACGAATGAAATCAAAGGGAGTAAAACAAGGCTATCAATGTATCAAATGTGGAAATACTGCCAGAGAAAAAGTTGAACAAGAAGTCTTACGTAACATCAGCAAACAATTCTATCTTCCTGTGATCTCTGCACATCGTCATTTGACACGCCCAATGCAACGTATCAATAAAATCAATGCCAAAATCGAATTTGACAACTCTAAAAGATGGTTCTCAAATTAA
- a CDS encoding PQQ-dependent sugar dehydrogenase gives MDKKTRILAIVAAIAASILIVTSPSGSIVIPQPNTSTTTGSDAVQVIATHLQKPWAMAFGDGKIFFTEKIGKLRVVDNGILVNDSVADLHASDISDAGLLGVATHPNFAKNHWIYVYYTYKDGDKLWNKVLRITESNNKISDATVILDKIPGAEFDDGGVIKFGPDGKLYIGTGDATDENAAQDLTSLAGKILRLNDDGSIPNDNPYPNSPVYSSGHRNPQGLTWDSKGILYETEEGPTKNDELNVIQKGKNYGWPNQECTGSPGYQPALLCYNISVEPAGIAYYGSGPLDFKDSLLMTTLRGNILYQLHVSDGNMTSQKIILDGLGRIREVGVGPDGYAYVLTANTDGQGFPDKNDDKLLRIVK, from the coding sequence GTGGATAAAAAAACTAGAATATTGGCGATAGTAGCTGCTATTGCAGCTTCCATTTTGATTGTCACATCTCCTTCAGGATCAATTGTAATTCCACAACCCAATACTAGTACAACTACTGGAAGTGATGCAGTACAAGTTATTGCAACACATCTACAGAAACCTTGGGCAATGGCATTTGGTGATGGGAAAATATTTTTCACTGAAAAAATTGGTAAACTACGAGTTGTAGATAATGGTATACTTGTAAATGACTCTGTTGCTGATCTTCATGCATCTGATATTTCTGATGCAGGTCTTCTTGGAGTAGCAACACATCCAAATTTTGCAAAAAATCACTGGATCTATGTCTATTACACCTATAAAGATGGAGACAAATTGTGGAACAAGGTTCTTCGAATAACTGAATCTAATAATAAAATATCTGATGCAACTGTCATACTTGATAAAATTCCTGGCGCAGAATTTGATGATGGAGGAGTGATAAAATTTGGTCCTGATGGAAAACTCTACATTGGTACTGGAGATGCAACAGATGAAAATGCCGCTCAAGATTTGACCTCTCTTGCAGGAAAGATATTGAGATTAAACGATGATGGCTCTATTCCAAATGACAATCCTTATCCAAATTCCCCAGTTTATTCATCAGGTCACAGGAATCCTCAAGGTCTTACATGGGATAGTAAAGGAATCTTGTATGAAACTGAGGAAGGCCCAACCAAAAATGATGAACTTAATGTAATACAAAAAGGAAAAAACTATGGATGGCCAAATCAAGAATGTACTGGTTCTCCAGGATACCAGCCTGCACTTTTGTGTTATAATATTAGTGTAGAACCTGCAGGTATTGCATATTATGGTTCAGGACCTCTTGATTTCAAGGATAGTTTGCTGATGACTACCCTTCGTGGAAACATACTGTATCAACTCCATGTCTCTGATGGTAACATGACATCACAAAAGATCATATTAGATGGTCTTGGACGAATTCGTGAGGTTGGGGTGGGACCTGATGGTTATGCATATGTTCTTACTGCTAATACCGATGGACAAGGATTTCCAGACAAAAATGATGATAAACTATTGAGGATTGTGAAGTAA